The sequence GCGCTTCTCGCGCGATGAGGGGCTGGAACTCGCCAGGGAAATCGAATCCATCCCCTCGCTGGTGAAGCAGGTCATCGACAAGGCCGATGCCATCGCCGCGATCGCCGCGAGGTATCTGGAAAACGAGCACGCATTCTTCATAGGCCGCGGCCCGATGTATCCGGTGGCGCTGGAAGGTGCGCTGAAGCTGAAGGAAATCTCCTACATCCACGCCGAGGGATATCACGCCGCCGAGCTGAAACACGGGCCCATCGCCCTGCTGCAGCCGGGCACCCCGGTCATCGCCGTCGCCTGCGAGGGGCCGGCGAAAGACAAGACGCTAGGCAACGTGGAGGAATGCCGGGCGAGGGGAGCGAGGATACTCGGCATCGTCACCGAGGGCGACCATGGGGCGGCTGAGGTGATGGATGATTGCATCGCCGTGCCGAAGGCACATCCGCTGGTCGCGACGATCCCCGCCGTCGTCGCCCTGCAGATCTTCTCCTACCACGTGGCAAGGCTGCGCGGCTGCGAGATCGACCAACCTAGGAACCTTGCGAAAAGCGTCACCGTGGAGTGATTTCCCTCAAATGTAGCGGGTCAGGGACTCGACCGTGGCCTCATCCAGTTTCCCCGCGAGGGCGATGGTGAGGCTCACCATGGCGAGGTAGTCCTCGATGTCGATGATCGCGTTGTGCGAGTGGATGTAGCGGGCGGGGGTGCCGAGCACCAAGCTGGGGATCCCCTGGTTGGCGATGTGGAAGGAGCCGGCATCCGTCCCGCCGCTGCGCCGCACCGTCACCTGATAGGGGATGTTCGCCTTTCTCGCTGTCTCGATCGCCAGCTCGGCGAGGCGCGGGTTTCCGATCGCGCTGGGATCGTAGAGACGGATCTGGACGCCGCCGCCGAGTTTCCCCTGGCTGTCGAGTATGTTGAAACCCGGCGTATCATCGGCGGGCGGGCCCTCAAGGACGATGGCGACATCCGGTTTCACGAAGCTCGCAAGCGTCTTCGCCCCGCGCAGCCCCACCTCTTCCTGGACGCTTCCGGCGAAGACCAGCTCGTTGGGGTGGTCCGCGTCCGCCAGGGCAAGTGCGGACTGGATCACCGCTGCCATGCCCACGCGGTTGTCGAAGGCCTTGGCCATGAAGAGATCCATCTTGTGGAGGGGTGTGAACGGCGAGATCGGCGCGATCGGATCGCCCAGCGAGATGCCGAAATCATCCGTCGCCTCGCGCCGCGAGGATGCGCCGACATCGATGAACATCGCCTCGACGGGCACCGGGTTGTCGCGCTGGGAGGGCGGGAGGAAATGGACAGGCTTGCTGCCGATCACGCCGGTGATTTTCTCCCCGCTGCGGGTGAGCACCTGCACCCGCTGCCCCAGCAGCACCTGGTTCCACCAGCCACCTATCGCCACGAACTGGAGAAAGCCGTCGAGCGAGATGTTTTGCACCATGAAGCCCACCTCATCCATGTGCCCCGCCACAAGCACCCGCGGGCCGTCGTTGTTGAGGGCGCAGATCACCGAGCCGTTCCTGTCCGTAGCCAGCGGGCCGACATCGGAAAGCTCGTCGATGAAGATCGCCCGCACCTCGTCCTCGTGGCCTGAAACGGAATGGGCTTCGGTGAGTTCCTGGAGCAGTGAGAGGGCCTTGGAGCGCATGGGGGGAGCATGGGTGAGATCCCCCGCCGTGAAAATCCCTATTTCCACCCCTTGTAAGAAACTCTCCGCTGCTGGGCGTAGGGTTTGGCGATGTTGAAAAAAATCACGATCCTCCTGTCGCTTGCAGCCACATCCCTCCATGCCATCGAGGAGAACAACCGCGGACGTTGGAACGAGCCGGTCAGCAACGGCCCGGACAAGGAGGTGCCGGGCTACCTCATCAACCTTGGTCCCACCGGGGCGCGGGCGACGCTGGAGAGCAAGTCCTTCACGGTGAAATACATTTTCGCGGGCTCCCCGGCGGACGGGAAACTGGAGATCGGTGATGTGATCACCGGGGTGAACGGGAGGCCTTTCGAGGTGGCTCACAAGTTCGGCCACCACATGACGCGGATGAAGGAGTTTCCGGAAACCGGATACGAGGGGCCGCTGATGGATTTCGGGAACGCGATCGAGGACTCCGAGGGCAAGGACGGGAAGCTTCTGCTCTCCGTGGCGCGTGGCGGGAAGGATGCCGAGGTGGCGATCGAGCTGGAGGCAATCGGCCGCTTTTCCGACACCTTCCCCTATGGCTGCGAAAAGTCCGCCCGTCTCGCCAAGGGGGCGATGGATTACCTTTCCGAAAGCGATTTCATCAAGCGCGAGCAGTGCCATGCGAAGTGCATGAGCGGCCTCGCGCTGATTGCGGCGGGGAAAATGGAGCAGGCGCGGGAGCTGGTGTATTCGTGGAACACGATCCCGGAGTTCGGCATCTGGGTCTGGCCGGCCTCATACCAGTGCATCCTGCTTTCCGAATACTACCTCGCAACCAAGGACGAGCGGGTGCTGCCGACCATTCAGGGCATCGTCGATGTTTTGGAAAAAGGCCAGGTGGCGGACATGGCGGACTACAAGGAGCGCACCCACGGAAAGATGGGAAATGTCGGCCACAAGTTCCGCACAGGCGGCTTTGGCCACAACACGAATGTCGGCGGATACGGCACGATGACGATCACCACGGCGCTTGCGGTCACCGCATTCGAGCTGGCGAAGGATTGCGGGGCGGAGGTGGATCAGGGGAAAATCGATCTCGCGCTGGCCTATGTGCGGAAGAGCACGACCAAGGACGGCTACATCGGCTACCACACCCACCAGTGCGCCTATGCGCCATCGGGCAGGCAGGGGCTTGCGCTCATAGCGCACCGTCTCGCGGGGGATACGGAGGTGAACAACGATTACATCAAGGTCGTTTCCCACGGTCTGAGCGATTCCAGGAAATATCTCAACGATGCCCACGCCGACAGCGTGCTCTCCGTTTGCTGGGGGCTCCTGGGTGCGAACGTTTCCGGGGACGCAAAAGCCCTGCGAGACATGATGGATTACAACAAGGCCTGGCTGAACATGGCCCGCTGCCACGATGGCTCTTTCGTGGCCCTGCCGGGGAGGGACATGTATGACAAAGGCTACTACATGTCCTCCCGCCTGCACCTGACCGCAACCATGGCCCTGGTTTTCTCCATGGACGAGCCGAAGCTGAGGATGCTGGGGAGGTAGGTGTGCGGATCGTGTTGCGTTTCGCCCGCAGCGGCGGCAGGTTTCCCCCATGAGATTCGCCACCCTTTGCCTTTGTCTGGCGCTGCCATCCATGGCGCCTGCCTTCGAGCTTCCCGCCGCTTCCTCGCAGTGTGTCGTAGGTGTCGCGGATGGTTGGGACAGCTCGCATGTCACGCTTTCCTATTTCGAGAAAAAGGCCGGGGCGTGGCAAAAGGTGGGCGGCGATTGGAAGGGGCGGCTTGGATCGAAGGGCTTGGTGTGGGGCAGGGGGCTTCACCCGAATCCCGCTGGAGCGGCGTTGAAAAAGGAGGGTGATGGCCGGGCTCCCGCCGGTGTCTTCGATCTCGGCGGCGTGTGGGGCATCCATAAGTCCGTGAAAAAACACCCGAAGACCTTCTACCATCAGGTCACATCCCGCGACCTGTGGGTGGAGGATGCCTCCTCGAAATTCTACAACCGGTTCCTGACCCTCGACCATGAGCCCAAAACCGTCTGGGAAAAAAAGGCGCAGATGAAGCAGGACGATTACCCGCATTCGCTGAAAATGTTCATCGCCCACAACGCCCATCCGAACGTCGTGGCAGGCGGCGGCTCCTCGATTTTCTTCCACATCTGGCGGCGGGGCGGGGCGGCGGCCACCGCCGGATGCACCACCATGGAGGAGGCAAAGCTCCGCTGGCTCATCGCAACAGTTGACCCGGGCCGCCGCCCGCTTTACGTCCTTCTGCCACGGACGGAGCACCAGAAGCTCAAGCCCGTATGGAAACTGCCATGAGTAACACCGCCACACTACCCGATTCGAAGGGACACTTCGGACAATTCGGAGGGATGTTCGTCCCCGAGACCCTGATGACGCCCTTGCAGGATCTCGCCAAAGCCTATGCGGAGGCGAAGGCGGATCCGGCGTTCCAGGCGGAACTCGACGACCTGCTGAAAAACTACGTCGGCCGCCCGACCCCGCTGTATTACGCCGACCGCTGGTCGGAGAAGCTGGGCGGTGCGAAAATCTACCTCAAGCGCGAGGACTTGCTCCATACCGGCGCGCACAAGATCAACAACGCCCTCGGCCAGATCCTGCTGGCGAAGCGGCTCGGGAAAACCCGCATCATCGCGGAAACCGGTGCCGGCCAGCACGGGGTTGCGACAGCCACCGTGTGTGCGCGCTTCGGGATGGAGTGCGTCGTTTACATGGGCAAGGTGGACATGGAGCGCCAGGCGCTCAACGTCGCGCGCATGAGGTTGATGGGTGCGGAAGTCCGCGCCGTGACCGCCGGGCAGGCAACGCTCAAGGAAGCCGTCAACGAGGCGATGCGCGACTGGGTGGCCAGCGTGGAAACAACCCACTACATCATCGGCTCCGCGCTGGGATCCCACCCGTTCCCGATGATCGTCCGCGATTTCCACCGGGTGATCGGGGTTGAGGCGCGCGAGCAGATCATGGAGCGCGAAGGGCGCTTGCCCGACATGCTCGTCGCCTGCGTCGGCGGTGGATCGAACGCCATCGGCCTGTTCCATCCCTTTCTCGGGGATGAAAATGTCCGCATGGTCGGGGTCGAGGCCGGGGGCGACGGGATCATCCCTGAGCGCCATGCCGCCCGTTTCCAGGGCGGCAAGCTCGGCGTCCTCCAGGGGACCAAGACCTGGCTCTTGGCCAACGAAGACGGCCAGATCGAGCTGACCCATTCCGTTTCCGCAGGGCTCGATTATGCAGCCATCGGTCCCGAGCACGCATTCCTCCAGGAGGCGGGGCGGGTGGAATACACCTACGCCACCGATGGGGAGGCGCTGGCCGCCTTCAAGGAACTCGCGCACACAGAGGGGATCATCCCGGCGCTGGAGAGCGCCCATGCCATCGCTTATGTTTCGAAGGTCGCCGGTTCGCTACCGAAGTCCTGCATCATCGTCGTGAACCTTTCCGGGCGCGGAGACAAGGATGTGGAGCAAGCGGCCAGGTTTCTGCTGGATGCCCCATCGGAATGAAGGATGAGCCCTCTCCATTAGCCTCATCTTAGAGGGATCGGTTGTTTGCAGGATCTGGCGGTGAAGGGGAGTGATGCCTGTTCCGCTGTCATGGAGGCCTTCGCCCGCTGGGTGATGGAGCGCACCCATGGTTCCTTTTGGATTGCGGCGGCCACGCATATGATTAGCATGGGACGGATCCGCTTGGAGCCGTTGAACTTTTTATCCGAATGAAGAATCCACTAGCCGCACGATTCCCCGTAGCCTTTGCCATCGCGCTGATTTCTTCCAATTGCACCAACTCCAACGAGCCTTTCTTCCGCTTCAACAGTCCCTTCGAAAAGGGGGGGCTCAAGGGCTACGATCACTTTGAAGACAGTGGCATCGACGGAGATCCCGAAGATATCGATGCGAGCGGTTACTTTGGAAGCCGGCATATCCCGCTCCCCGCTGCTGGGGACAGCAGCGAAGCCTTGCTACCCGAACGTTCTTCCGCACCAGGCGCCGGAGTCATCAATCAGCCCGCACCGGAAATCCAAGTCCTCAAGCGCGGGGCCGCCGGTACGATGTGTTACACCTGCAGGGGGAAAGGCTATGTTTTCCAGCCCACCACCCTTTCGGCCGGTAACAACCATACCTGCCCGGCCTGCGGCGGTGATGGGCGCAACTAATTTCCGGGCAGGGCCGTCCGCCAGGTATCAATCGGGAAGGCCAAACGCAGCCAGCTCAATATCATCCAGCGCAGCGGGGAGATGAAAGCCCGCATTCCGCCGCATGTTCCACCTGATTGGATCGGGTTGGCTGTTGCTGGCCGATACATTCCGTGGAAACGCGCTGACGCCTCAAGAGATGGCGCGCCATCAAGAGAATGCGGATTTTCCACTGGAATAATGGGCGGGAGGGTGTCTCCTAGTTGCATGAACGGCCACATCCTTTTCCTCGCCGCATCCGTCATGCTTGCGTTCACAACATCCTGCACCGCCCAGAAGACGGACAGGGCCGCCCAGAACGAAGCCCAGAAAAAGGAACCGGTGCAGGTGCCGGTGGAAAACGGCCTGGCAAAAGCCTACTTCGCGAGCGGCTGCTTCTGGTGCGTGGAGGCGGTGTATGAGAGCGTGAAAGGCGTCAAGGAATCCCACTCTGGCTATGCCGGCGGACATACGGAAAACCCCACCTACGAGAGCAGCAACACCGGAACGACAGGCCACGCGGAGGCGGTGGAGGTCATCTACGACCCAAAGGCTGTGAGCTTCGCGACCTTGGTGGACGTCTACTTTGGCTCACAGGATGTCACCCAGGTCAACGGCCAGGGCCCGGATCATGGCTCACAATACCGCTCCATCATTTTCTATCAGAATGCGGAGCAGAAAAAGGTCATCGACGAAAAGATCGCCGCACTGAACAAGGAACTCGCGCCAAAGGAGGTGGCGGCAGAGGTGCTGCCCTTCGAGAAGTTCTGGATGGGCGAGGACTACCACCAGGACTATGAGCGGAACAATCCCAACAACCCGTATGTCCGAAATGTTTCCATCCCGCGCCTGAGGAAATTCCAAGCGAAGTTCCCGGAGCTCTTGAAGGATGGCGCAAGGCACGAATAGAGATTGGAGATCGGAGATTGGACGTTAGGGTTCCGCCATGCCAGACCCCACCTATGTCAGGAATGCCTTCGCGCGCATCGCGGATCGCTATGTGTTGACCAACCATGTCCTGTCCCTCGGAATGGATTTCTGGTGGCGGCATGTGGTCACCAAACGGATCAAGCTGCTGAGGCCGGGGACGCTGATGGATGTTGCCAGCGGGACGGGGGATCTTGCCCTGAAAATCCAGGACGAGATCCCGGGCTGCGAGGTGACCGCCACGGATTTCTGCAAGGAAATGCTCGACCACGCATCCTCCCGTGGGGTTCGCAAGACCTTGGTGGCGGATGCGCTGGCTCTGCCGTTTCCGGATGATGGCTTCGATGTGGTGACGGTAGCCTTCGGGCTGAGGAACATGGGCGATTATCCGCTGGCGCTCCGCGAAATGCGGCGTGTGCTGAAGCCCGGGGGCAGCCTTTTCATCCTGGATTTCTCGCTGCCCCCGAAGCCGCTCTGCACGCCCTACCGGCTCTATCTCCACCATGTCCTGCCGAAGCTCGCCGGGCTCCTGACCGGCCAGAAGGATGCCTACGAATATCTTGGGGGATCCATCGAGCAATTTCCCTCCGGGGATGCGATGATCTCGCTTCTAACGGAAACCGGGTTTTCCGAAACCACGGCCACGCCGCTGACTTTCGGGGTCGTCAGCGTCTATGAGGCGATGAAATCCTGACAAGAGCCGAAATGGGCAAGCCGATCACATGCGCCGTCCTCGCCCTCGTTTCCTTCTGCTCCCTTTTGGCGGCAGCGCAAAGGCCCAATGTCCTTTTCATCATCACGGACGATCAGAACCACGACACCATCGGAGCGCTCGGCAACGATCGGATTCGCACGCCGCACACTGACCGGCTCGTCGCGGAAGGCGTTGCTTTCACCAACGCCTACATCATGGGCGGCTCTTCGCCCGCCGTCTGCTCGCCATCGCGCGCCTGCCTGATGACAGGCCGCACGCTTTGGAACATCGAGTGCCAGAGCCTCTGGGGATTTGAGATTTCCGGAAAATTCAGGACGCTGCCGCAGGTGTTCCGGGAGGACGGCTTCGAGACTTTCGCCACCGGCAAGAATGAGCCGGGACGTAGCGGTGCCTTCGCCCGCTCGTTCAGCGCCGGGGACAAAATCCTGTTCCGGGGCATGACGCGCAGCCAATACAACATGCCCCTATGCCCGTTCTCGCCTGAAGGCGACTACTCGCCGAAAACGGAAGCCGCCCACGAGGGCAAGCACTCCGCGGAAATCTATGCGGATGCCTTCATTGACTTTCTGGGGAAGCAGAAAGGCGATGAGAAGCCATATTTTGCCTACGTTTCCTTCCAGACACCCCACGATCCCCGCCAGTGCCCCGAGGAATTCCGCGCGATGTACAAAGATGGGGGAATGCAGCTTCCCGCCTCTTTCATGCCGGAGCATCCCTTCGACAACGGGATGCTCAAAATCCGCGATGAGCAGCTCGCCCCTTTTCCTCGCACCGAAGCGGTTGTCAGGAAGCACACCGCCGATTACTACGCCACCATCACCCACACCGATGAGCAGATCGGGCGAATGCTGGATGCCCTCGATGAATCCGGTGAGCGGGACAATACGATCATCGTTTTTACCTCGGACAATGGCCTCGCCCTTGGCAGGCATGGGTTGATGGGAAAACAGAATATCTATGACCACTCCGTTCATGTGCCTTTCATCGTCGCCGGTCCCGGCATTCCGAAAGGCGAGCGGCGCGCGCAGCTCTGCTATATGTATGACATTTACCCGACTCTTTGTGAGATCGCAGGGATCGCCGTTCCGGATACCGTCCAGTTCAGGAGCATGGTAGAGGTGATCAAGGAGCCTACTGCAAAATTCCGGGACAGCCTGTATTTCGCATTCATGTCCTGGCAGCGCGCCGTCCGGGACGAACGTTTCAAGCTGATCGAGTATTGCGTGGGCGAGGAAAGGCACACCCAGCTCTTTGATCTGGTGGCGGATCCAAATGAGACCAAGAATCTCGCCGCTGACCCCGCCCATATGGAAACTCGTGAAAGGTTGCGGGCTTTGCTAAAGGAAGAGCGCCTTCTGCTCAACGATGGCAACACCCCGTATGAGTTCAGCGACCTTCAGGGAAAGGAATTCTGGAGTAGGTATGAGGCGGAGGAGTTGCGATAGGGCGGCTGAACTCAGGGTTGCCCTTTGGGGGGCGGGATCGGGGTCGTTTTCCCCACTTGATAATCCCGGTTCCACCCACATTGCTTGCATTCCAAAGTCCGTCTGATCGGCGTGAGCAAAGAGGCGAATCCGAGAAGGGCGGGAATGGATATCATCACAAGGAAATACTGCCCGCCGTATTCTGAGAGCCAGTCACCGATGAACCGATCGAACAATATGGGCACAACAAATGCACCTAACATGCATGGCAGGAAAGCCCATTTCGCCGCATTCCTCAGGACACGCCCTATCCTGTTCGGCCCGACTTTGATGTTCCATCCGGTGCTGACGAATTCCGCCCCGCAGATCGGGCAGCTTTTGGGCAGGTCTTCCGGCCACTTGCGCCGGTAGAAAGGCCGCATCGAGGGTTCGATGGTCGATACCCCCCTGAATTTCCGATGCGGGGAAAGGTTTTTCACGGACACAGGCTAGAAAATGGCACGAGGGCATGGGAAGGGGATTCGGATCCGTGGTGGGACTTGCGTGTTCGCAGGACGGCGAACATATTGCCGTTGTGATGAATCGGGAGGAAATGGCGGAGATGCTGGAGAAAATTGCCCTGCTGCTGGAGCTGAAAGGGGAGAACCCGTTCAAGGTGCGTGCCTACCGGCAGGGTGCCGAGGTGGTGCTTGCGCTGGAGGAGGATGTCGTGGAGCTCGCGAAAAACGACGGGCTGAAAGGCATCAAGGGCATCGGCGAAGCGTTGCGCGACAAGCTCGGGGAGATGGCGAAGACCGGTGGACTGGATTTTTACGAAAATCTCAAACGGGAGTTTCCGGAAACGGTGTTCGACCTCTTTGAGATCCAGGGACTCGGCCCGAAGAAGATCAAGGCGATGTATGACGCGCTGGGCGTCGATTCCCTGGAGAAACTGAAAGCCGCATGTGAAGAGGGCAAGGTGGCGGCTCTGCCGGGCTTCGGAGCGAAGACGCAGGCGAAGATCTTGGAGGGGATGGCGGCGAATGAGAAATTCGCCGACCGCTATCTCTACGGCAGTATCGGCAATTTGGTTGAGGGGATTTTGGAAACCCTGCGGCTGCATCCCGAGGTTTCACGGGTGGCGGTGGCGGGTTCCTACCGCCGGGCGAAGGAGACTCTCGGCGATCTGGATTTCCTCGTGGCCACCAAGGAGGGCGCGCTGGTGTGCGAGGATTTCACAACACTGCCGCAAGTGGATGCGGTGATCGCCTGCGGGGATACGAAGGCTTCGGTGCGTTTGAAAAACGGAATGCACTGCGACCTACGGGCTGTCAGGAACGAGGAGTTCCCCTTCGCGCTCCAGTATTTCACCGGCTCCAAGGAGCACAATGTGGCCCTGCGTTCGCTGGCGCTCAAGAAAGGTTGGTCGCTGAACGAATACGGGCTCAATCCGGTCGATGACTCGACGGAGAGGCCGGAGGTGTTTGAGGAAAAGGACATTTACCGGGTGCTCGGGCTGCAATTCATCGAGCCGGAGCTGCGCGAGAATCGCGGCGAGATCGAGGCGGCGGCGGAGAACAAGCTGCCGCGCCTGGTGGAGCTGATGAACCTGCGCGGCACATTCCACAACCACACCACGGAATCCGATGGCCACGATACGCTGGAAGGCATGGTCGAGGAGGCGATGGATCTTGGCCTGCAATATCTCGGCATTTCCGATCACTCGAAATCAACCGCCTTCGCGGGCGGCCTCGATGAGGAAAGGCTGCTCAAACAGCTGGCGGCGATACGGGAGCTGGAAAAGACCCTCGGAGGCTTCCGGATCTTCGCGGGCAACGAGGTGGATATCCTGATGGATGGCTCGCTGGATTTCGCCGACGGGATTTTGGCGCAGCTCGATTTCGTGGTGGCATCCGTGCACAACTTCGGACGCATGGATGAGGACGCGATGACAGCCCGCATCTGCCGCGCGATGGAGAACGAACATGTGACGATGCTCGGACACCTGACAGGCAGGCTGCTTCTCAAACGCGACGGCTACGCGGTGGATCACGCGCGGGTCATCGACTGCGCGGCGGCGACGCGGACAGTGATCGAGCTGAATTGCAGCCCGATGCGCTTCGACATGGATTGGCGCTGGTGGAAACGGGCGCGGGACAAGGGCGTATTGTGTTCCATCAATCCCGACGCCCACTCGCGGGCGCGGCTTCACCACATCAAACAAGGTGTGGCGGTGGCGAGAAAGGGCTGGCTGCGGCGGGAGGACGTTCTGAACACGCGCAGCGCGGCGGAGATCGAGGCTTTCCTGAAAACCCCGAAGGCGAAGAGGTGAAAGGTTTCACTTCGTCCGAAGCTCGCGGACATAGTCGGTGAGCGCGATCATTTCCCCATCGCCCAAAGTCTCATGCCCGGGCATCTGCGATCCGATCACGCCGAACTTGATGATTCGCGCGATCGTTTCCTCCTTCCCATCCTGCGTGCGGATGAACGGGCCGTCGCGCAGATTGATCGGAGGCACCGGAAGCTGTCCGGCTAACATACCCTGCCCTGCGCCATCATCCCCGTGACATACGGCGCAATGCCGGGCGAAGAGCCTCTTGCCGTCCGCTGGCATGGAATTTTTCCTGTCAGGCAACCAGGCCGCCTGGCGTGCGAGCAAATCAGGAATGCTTTCGATGCCGCATTGGCGCAGATAGCTGACCAGATCATCGCCGCGACTGTCTTGGAAAAGATGAGCGTAGGACGGCATCGCGCTATCGGGTGAGAGGGCGCGCGGATCGATGAAATGCGCTTTGAGCCACGCATCGGATCGGCGCGCGCCGATGTTGGTGAGATCGGGGCCTTGGCGGCGGTTTCCGATCAGGACGGGTTGTTGTTTCAAAGTCATCTCAGCCTGCGCGGCGGTTCCCCAGATCGTTTCATCGACCGATCCGGGGCGGCTGTATTGCGAGTGGCAATGGATGCAGCCCTCCGAGATGTAAACCTGCCGTCCGCGCTCGACGGCGGATTCAGCCGATTTCCCCGCAGGTTTCCCCATGATCCATCCGCATATAATAACGATGCCTGCAACCATCGCGGGGCGGAAGAACCGTCGTCCGCTACCCAGAGAAAGAACCATCATCACGACGAGCGCCGAAACTACGATGAATGACGTAGGAACGTAGCGCAAGGTTTGCGCCATGCCGATGCCGTTGGCCGATCCAAACCAACCGGCCACCGCGAACAGCCACGCCGCCTTCCACGATGCGGATTTGGAATCCACCGCACCACAAAACCAACCCGGCCACACCACCAGCGCCACGGAATAGAGCGAAACAGCGGACGGATAAAGCCAACCCGCCGCCCACCGCGTCGAGGCATCGTTCACCCACAGCGCAGCCACCGCCAGCATCACCCACGCCGCTATGGGAACGCCCCGCGTCTTGCCACGGCTCAGCAACAGCCCGGCCAGCAGCGCGAAGCCGAGATGCAACGCGGCGTTGCGCCATAGCAGTGAGCTTCCCCACGTCGCCGATTTCAAATCCCCCTCATGCTGGATGATGAAAAACGCCGCCGAGTCCATCCACACCAAGGCCGTGAACAGAAGCAGAACCAATGGGAACGCCAACGGTCGCTTGCTCGTTGCCACTCTCCAGTCACCCGCCGGTGGCACAGCGAGCGCACCGATCCCCGCGATGGCCGCCGCGATCCATGCCTGATGCGCCGGTGATTGGGGAAACACCCAAGGCAGATTGCAAACCGCGTATCCCATCCCGGTTCCCAACGCCACCGCGCCTATCCCGCACCACCCCGGCAACAAGGCTGCGAGCGAAACCGTGGCCACGCCCAACGCCGCGCCCGTAGCCAGAGCTATCACTAGCAGAATTGTAAGCATTCCATTGAAAGCAGCGACCAGCGCCGCGACTCCCGCAACTACCAGCGCGGCGCGGATCATCTCCGGGCGCACGCCACGCCATGCCGCGAGAAATCCCGCCGCCACACCCGCCACCGCCATCGCACCTAACAGAATTTTTTCCACCACCACCCCATGCCCGGCTCCACGGATCAGCTCGACGAAAGCGAACTGCGCGAACAGCAGGAAAAACCCATACACGGCGGCGACGGTGATCGCCGCGCGAATCGCGACCCTGTTCATTCCGGCACCTCCTTCCACCAACCCGCCAGCAAGATCGCCCCCTGCCCCGCCGCCACCAACCCGTCGCTTGCCGCCACTAATAGCCACGCGGGTTCCATCGTGCCGGTGATGACCCGGACGGACAGGAAAACCGCCACCAAGATCCGCACCAATCCCGTGAACATCCACACCGCCTCCCCGTGCGCCCGTCCCGTCAAAGCCAGCCCATAGCTCAGCCCCACGGCCAGCACGAACACCCCCACCCAATTCAGGAAAATCAGCGCGTCAGCCGACAACGGCGCGATCCCTAACAGACGCAGAACCAGGAGCGGAGCCACGATCAGCAACAAGCCCGTGACGGCATCCATGCCACCCGCACCCACGCTCCACCATTTGATGATTTCCCGCTTGTTCATGATTTTTGAA comes from Akkermansiaceae bacterium and encodes:
- the polX gene encoding DNA polymerase/3'-5' exonuclease PolX; its protein translation is MNREEMAEMLEKIALLLELKGENPFKVRAYRQGAEVVLALEEDVVELAKNDGLKGIKGIGEALRDKLGEMAKTGGLDFYENLKREFPETVFDLFEIQGLGPKKIKAMYDALGVDSLEKLKAACEEGKVAALPGFGAKTQAKILEGMAANEKFADRYLYGSIGNLVEGILETLRLHPEVSRVAVAGSYRRAKETLGDLDFLVATKEGALVCEDFTTLPQVDAVIACGDTKASVRLKNGMHCDLRAVRNEEFPFALQYFTGSKEHNVALRSLALKKGWSLNEYGLNPVDDSTERPEVFEEKDIYRVLGLQFIEPELRENRGEIEAAAENKLPRLVELMNLRGTFHNHTTESDGHDTLEGMVEEAMDLGLQYLGISDHSKSTAFAGGLDEERLLKQLAAIRELEKTLGGFRIFAGNEVDILMDGSLDFADGILAQLDFVVASVHNFGRMDEDAMTARICRAMENEHVTMLGHLTGRLLLKRDGYAVDHARVIDCAAATRTVIELNCSPMRFDMDWRWWKRARDKGVLCSINPDAHSRARLHHIKQGVAVARKGWLRREDVLNTRSAAEIEAFLKTPKAKR
- a CDS encoding cbb3-type cytochrome c oxidase subunit II, yielding MAVAGVAAGFLAAWRGVRPEMIRAALVVAGVAALVAAFNGMLTILLVIALATGAALGVATVSLAALLPGWCGIGAVALGTGMGYAVCNLPWVFPQSPAHQAWIAAAIAGIGALAVPPAGDWRVATSKRPLAFPLVLLLFTALVWMDSAAFFIIQHEGDLKSATWGSSLLWRNAALHLGFALLAGLLLSRGKTRGVPIAAWVMLAVAALWVNDASTRWAAGWLYPSAVSLYSVALVVWPGWFCGAVDSKSASWKAAWLFAVAGWFGSANGIGMAQTLRYVPTSFIVVSALVVMMVLSLGSGRRFFRPAMVAGIVIICGWIMGKPAGKSAESAVERGRQVYISEGCIHCHSQYSRPGSVDETIWGTAAQAEMTLKQQPVLIGNRRQGPDLTNIGARRSDAWLKAHFIDPRALSPDSAMPSYAHLFQDSRGDDLVSYLRQCGIESIPDLLARQAAWLPDRKNSMPADGKRLFARHCAVCHGDDGAGQGMLAGQLPVPPINLRDGPFIRTQDGKEETIARIIKFGVIGSQMPGHETLGDGEMIALTDYVRELRTK